CCTTTGCATGGAGCTGAAGATCATGTTCAGCACGTCTTTTTGCTTGGCTTCATACTTGTTAAGCACGGCAAGGCATGTCCCCATGGGAAAGTGCTCGTGAAGGTAATCAGCATCCCGGCCAGACAGGATGACAATCCTGTTTTTGTCGATTCCGGCATCGGTAGCATATTTGAATATCTTGGCGCCATCCAGCATGGGCATTTCCAGGTCCACCAGCAACAGATCGATCTTTTGCTTCCTGATGGCATTCAAGGCTTTGACCGGACTGGTACAGGTTTCCACATCTAAAAGTGGATAGTAGGTTTTTATATAATTACCCAGAATATCCAGGAAAGTGGCGTCATCGTCAACTATCAAAATTTTACCCATTAAAACCTCTGATCCCTTTTGCAACTTTCAATTACTTTACAATCTTGGTCGAAATATTCAACACCTGGATAGGAACATTCAAGTCAAGCAACTTGGCAGCTTTCAAATTTATCACCAGATCTACTTTTTTCGGTGTCGCCACTGGAATCTGCCCCTGCTTCTTTCCCTGAAGGATAGCTGATACACATTCTCCGGCCAGCTGTCCCTGTTCGTAGGTATTAATTTCCAATGTAACCAGAGCACCTTTGTCGGCGGCTTCAGGTACATGGGAAATCACTGGAATACCGTGATCCCTGGCCCTAAAAATGACTTTTTCCAGGCTGCGAGTCACCAGCGTGCTTTCGGCAGCATAGATAAAATCGACATCCGATGAGGTCAAGGTACCAAGTGCCGAATCCAGCATATTAGCCGAAGACACATTAAGCTCAACCACCGAAAAACCCATTTGTGCAGCTAGACGTCTTATCTCTTTCAGCTGGATTACGGAACCGATTTCCCTTCCATTATACAGAATACCCAGCGATTTGATGTGTTTGATGTCATTGGCTGCTTTTATCAGGGTGATCATTGGAACTTTGGAACTGACACCGGTGAGATTTCTGCCGGGAGCAGCCATGCTTCGTGTGACACCGGCTTCAACAGGCCCATAGACATCGACAAAGACAATGGGAATATTATCCACTTCCCGAATGGCTGCGAGGGTAACCGGCGCTCCATAGGTAATTATGATGTCGGAACCGATGCCGTTGAATTTCCTGATGGTGTTTGCCCAGGAAATGGGGTCAGGGTTTGGTGTCTGAACGACCAGTTCTACTTTACTCTGGTCAAGGCCCTTCAGTGCCAGAGTTTTCACTAAAGCCCGGTGGGACTCTTTGTAGCGTGTGATATCGCTTGTCAGAACTGCCGCAACAAGCTTCCTGCCGGCATATGACGGTAAAACACATGTCAATGACAGT
This region of Geotalea daltonii FRC-32 genomic DNA includes:
- a CDS encoding ABC transporter substrate-binding protein, with product MKTLALKGLDQSKVELVVQTPNPDPISWANTIRKFNGIGSDIIITYGAPVTLAAIREVDNIPIVFVDVYGPVEAGVTRSMAAPGRNLTGVSSKVPMITLIKAANDIKHIKSLGILYNGREIGSVIQLKEIRRLAAQMGFSVVELNVSSANMLDSALGTLTSSDVDFIYAAESTLVTRSLEKVIFRARDHGIPVISHVPEAADKGALVTLEINTYEQGQLAGECVSAILQGKKQGQIPVATPKKVDLVINLKAAKLLDLNVPIQVLNISTKIVK
- a CDS encoding response regulator transcription factor: MGKILIVDDDATFLDILGNYIKTYYPLLDVETCTSPVKALNAIRKQKIDLLLVDLEMPMLDGAKIFKYATDAGIDKNRIVILSGRDADYLHEHFPMGTCLAVLNKYEAKQKDVLNMIFSSMQRKAAS